A window of the Burkholderia sp. 9120 genome harbors these coding sequences:
- a CDS encoding PRC-barrel domain-containing protein, protein MTLSKLVIAVAVAATSLGAQAQVAGSQPLSVTVEQSTALLSGWSVKKSILGKAVYNDQNEKIGTVRDLVVAPDGSLSAAIVSAGGFLGVASHDVAVPIAALDIRGGNFYLAGATKDALKATPEFQYNKVQAPPKPKKLTAQ, encoded by the coding sequence ATGACTTTGAGCAAGCTTGTGATTGCGGTCGCAGTTGCTGCAACCAGCCTGGGCGCGCAGGCGCAAGTCGCCGGCTCGCAGCCGCTGAGCGTCACGGTCGAACAATCCACCGCGCTGTTGAGCGGCTGGAGCGTGAAGAAGAGCATTCTCGGCAAGGCTGTGTACAACGATCAGAACGAGAAGATCGGTACGGTGCGCGATCTGGTGGTAGCGCCGGACGGTTCGCTGTCGGCGGCCATCGTCTCCGCAGGCGGATTCCTCGGCGTGGCGTCGCATGACGTCGCGGTGCCTATCGCTGCGCTGGATATTCGCGGCGGCAATTTCTATCTGGCCGGCGCGACGAAAGACGCGTTGAAGGCAACGCCCGAGTTCCAGTACAACAAGGTTCAGGCGCCGCCGAAGCCGAAGAAGCTGACGGCCCAGTAA
- a CDS encoding DNA polymerase II has product MTELEQGFILTRHWRDTPAGTEVDFWLATDSGPRHIRLRPQPSVAFIPAEHRERAETVLRREAPLDLRPLELRDFQHRPVMGLYCAQYRQLTGFEKRLKQGGVDVYEADVFPPERYMMERFITAPVWFGGEAQNGGPLLNAELKPATDYRPPLKLVSLDIETSAHAELYSIALEGCGQRQVYMLGPPNGDAGNKDELDFDLDYCETRALLLEKLNAWLEKHDPDAIIGWNLVQFDLRVLQQHAEQYRVPLRLGRGGAVMEWREHGLKQNHFFAGAAGRLIIDGIEALRSATWSFPSFSLEHVSRSVLGEGKAIDNPYQRMDEIQRRFDEDKPALARYNLKDCELVTRIFAKTELLRFLLERATVTGLPADRSGGSVAAFTHLYMPRMHRQGYVAPNLGDVAGAASPGGFVMDSRPGLYDSVLVLDYKSLYPSIIRTFLIDPVGLVEGMLNPADDQSVPGFLGARFSRSRHCLPSIVEQVWQGREVAKREHNAPLSQALKIIMNAFYGVLGSTGCRFFDPRLASSITMRGHEIMHTTRELIQGQGYEVIYGDTDSTFVWLKHAHDEEDASRIGRAIVEHINAWWRENLQARFGIDSALELQFERHYQRFFMPTIRGAEEGSKKRYAGLTIRPDGSEDIVYKGLETVRTDWTPLAQQFQQELYRRIFKQQPYQDYVRDYVRDTLAGKLDDQLVYRKRLRRSLGDYERNVPPHVRAARVADEFNRRQGRPLQYQNGGWISYVMTIAGPEPLETLRSAIDYEHYLTRQLQPVADAILPLLRDDFTRLVSGQRQLF; this is encoded by the coding sequence TTGACTGAGCTTGAACAGGGTTTCATATTGACCCGGCATTGGCGCGACACGCCCGCCGGCACGGAAGTCGATTTCTGGCTGGCAACAGACAGCGGGCCTCGTCACATCCGCTTGCGCCCGCAACCATCGGTCGCGTTCATTCCGGCCGAGCATCGCGAGCGCGCCGAAACCGTGCTGCGCCGCGAAGCGCCGCTCGATCTGCGTCCGCTCGAATTGCGCGACTTTCAGCATCGGCCGGTCATGGGGCTTTACTGTGCGCAGTACCGGCAATTGACGGGCTTCGAAAAGCGCCTGAAACAAGGCGGTGTCGACGTTTACGAAGCGGACGTTTTTCCGCCCGAGCGCTACATGATGGAGCGTTTCATCACGGCGCCGGTGTGGTTCGGCGGCGAGGCGCAAAACGGCGGTCCGCTGCTGAATGCGGAACTCAAACCGGCCACGGATTACCGGCCACCCTTAAAACTGGTCTCACTCGATATCGAAACCAGCGCGCATGCCGAGTTGTATTCGATCGCGCTCGAAGGATGCGGGCAGCGCCAGGTGTATATGCTCGGGCCGCCGAATGGTGATGCGGGTAATAAAGACGAACTCGACTTCGACCTCGACTACTGCGAAACCCGTGCGCTGTTACTGGAAAAGCTGAACGCGTGGCTGGAGAAGCATGATCCCGATGCGATCATCGGCTGGAATCTCGTGCAGTTCGATTTGCGGGTGCTGCAGCAGCACGCCGAACAATATCGCGTACCGTTGCGGCTCGGTCGCGGCGGTGCGGTGATGGAATGGCGCGAGCACGGTCTCAAGCAAAACCACTTTTTTGCGGGCGCTGCGGGGCGTTTGATTATCGACGGCATCGAGGCGCTGCGCTCCGCGACCTGGAGTTTCCCGTCGTTCAGTCTCGAACACGTGTCCCGCTCGGTGCTCGGCGAAGGCAAGGCGATCGACAATCCGTATCAGCGCATGGACGAAATCCAGCGCCGCTTCGACGAGGACAAGCCCGCGCTCGCGCGCTATAACCTCAAGGATTGCGAGTTGGTCACGCGTATCTTCGCGAAGACCGAGTTGTTGCGCTTTCTGCTGGAGCGCGCCACGGTGACCGGTTTGCCCGCGGATCGCAGCGGCGGCTCGGTCGCGGCGTTCACGCATCTGTATATGCCGCGCATGCATCGGCAAGGCTACGTCGCACCGAATCTCGGCGACGTGGCGGGCGCCGCGAGTCCCGGCGGATTCGTGATGGATTCGCGGCCGGGGCTCTACGATTCGGTGCTGGTGCTCGACTACAAGAGTCTGTACCCGTCGATTATCCGCACGTTTCTGATCGACCCCGTCGGCCTCGTGGAAGGCATGCTGAATCCCGCCGACGATCAATCCGTGCCCGGCTTTCTCGGCGCCCGTTTCTCACGGTCACGCCATTGTTTGCCGTCGATCGTCGAACAGGTCTGGCAAGGGCGCGAAGTCGCGAAACGCGAGCACAACGCCCCGCTTTCGCAAGCGCTGAAGATCATCATGAACGCGTTTTACGGCGTGTTGGGTTCGACCGGCTGCCGCTTCTTCGATCCACGTCTCGCGTCGTCGATCACCATGCGCGGCCATGAAATCATGCACACCACGCGTGAGTTGATTCAGGGCCAAGGTTATGAGGTGATTTACGGCGATACGGATTCCACCTTCGTCTGGCTCAAACACGCGCATGACGAGGAAGACGCGAGCCGCATCGGCCGCGCGATCGTCGAGCATATCAACGCGTGGTGGCGGGAGAATCTGCAAGCGCGGTTCGGCATCGATAGCGCGCTCGAACTGCAATTCGAGCGCCACTACCAGCGGTTCTTCATGCCGACCATTCGCGGCGCCGAGGAAGGCAGCAAGAAACGCTACGCCGGTCTGACGATCCGGCCGGACGGTAGCGAAGACATCGTTTACAAAGGGCTCGAAACGGTGCGCACCGATTGGACGCCGCTCGCGCAGCAGTTTCAGCAGGAGCTTTACCGGCGCATTTTCAAGCAGCAGCCGTATCAGGACTATGTACGCGATTACGTGCGCGATACGCTCGCGGGCAAACTTGACGATCAACTGGTGTATCGCAAGCGCCTGCGCCGGTCGCTCGGCGACTATGAGCGCAACGTACCGCCCCATGTGCGCGCGGCGCGCGTGGCCGACGAGTTCAATCGTCGTCAAGGGCGGCCGCTGCAGTATCAGAACGGCGGCTGGATCAGCTATGTGATGACGATCGCCGGACCCGAGCCGCTCGAAACGTTGCGCTCGGCGATCGACTACGAGCACTATCTCACGCGACAATTGCAGCCCGTTGCCGATGCAATCTTGCCGCTGCTGCGCGATGATTTTACGAGGTTGGTGTCGGGGCAAAGGCAGTTGTTTTGA
- a CDS encoding LLM class oxidoreductase, producing MQTADEPQHDAASTAGRVFADGALSIGLTLPLLRPGTIVADFTEQVALARLADQRGFRALWIRDVPLNSADYPDPVGHLDPWVLLGALAASTQRIALASGAIVLTLRHPLHIAKAALSVNTLSGGRFILGLGSGDRPPEYAAFGRHADERRELYRDPWDTVAAALGTPSRVIPDQTPEGAPTFNLLPESTDTVPLLAVGSGGQSVDWIARHSLGWMTYHREPDAQRARYSMWRAAVERAAPGAFRAFGVAMRLELSHDPHEPVQPLSLGYRTGRHALVAILNEMRAGGTHHVTFNLSPERPVAEAIEELADEVLPLFHFEGQDRIADA from the coding sequence TTGCAAACGGCAGACGAACCACAGCACGACGCGGCGAGCACGGCGGGTCGTGTATTTGCAGACGGCGCGCTCAGTATCGGACTCACGCTGCCCTTGCTGCGTCCGGGCACGATCGTGGCCGATTTCACGGAACAGGTCGCGCTCGCGCGCCTCGCCGATCAGCGCGGCTTCCGCGCACTCTGGATCCGCGACGTGCCGCTCAATAGCGCCGATTACCCGGACCCGGTCGGACACCTCGATCCGTGGGTATTGCTCGGCGCGCTCGCAGCGAGCACACAGCGTATCGCGCTCGCGAGCGGCGCGATCGTGCTCACGTTGCGGCATCCGTTGCATATCGCCAAGGCGGCACTGTCCGTCAACACGCTGAGCGGCGGACGCTTCATTCTGGGTCTCGGTTCAGGCGACCGTCCGCCGGAATACGCGGCGTTCGGCCGACACGCCGACGAACGGCGCGAACTCTATCGCGACCCCTGGGACACGGTGGCCGCGGCTTTGGGCACCCCTTCCCGCGTGATACCCGATCAAACGCCCGAAGGCGCGCCGACTTTCAATCTGCTGCCCGAGTCTACCGACACGGTGCCGTTGCTTGCGGTGGGTTCGGGTGGACAGAGCGTCGACTGGATTGCTCGCCATTCGTTGGGGTGGATGACTTATCACCGCGAGCCCGATGCACAGCGCGCCCGCTACAGCATGTGGCGCGCGGCTGTCGAACGCGCGGCGCCCGGCGCGTTCCGCGCGTTCGGTGTCGCGATGCGGCTCGAACTCAGCCACGACCCGCATGAGCCGGTGCAACCTCTCTCGCTCGGCTATCGAACCGGACGGCATGCACTCGTTGCGATATTGAACGAGATGCGGGCCGGGGGCACGCATCATGTGACGTTCAATCTGTCGCCGGAACGGCCTGTTGCCGAGGCCATCGAGGAACTGGCGGACGAGGTGCTGCCGCTGTTTCATTTCGAAGGCCAGGATCGCATCGCAGACGCCTGA
- a CDS encoding inositol monophosphatase codes for MTVIESPTPLPIELDARYTLARKIAQQAGERALQMFRNRAALEVEHKGVQDFVSIADREVEGIVRTAVSEAFPDDAFLGEESAAGASATLSSERVVWVVDPIDGTSCFLNGLYAWCVSIGILVDGEPLIGVVFDPNSGELFHAARGRGAFVGETPLNASPARNVREGLLGVGFSHRLKREAFLPFLDRLLGDGGMFIRNGSGALMLAYVAAGRLIGYYEPHINSWDCLAGIVLVREAGGTVNDFLANGGLLRGNPIIAAGSALYRPLTALIDGRVD; via the coding sequence ATGACGGTCATTGAATCGCCGACACCACTCCCGATCGAGCTCGACGCCCGCTATACGCTTGCGCGCAAGATCGCCCAGCAAGCGGGCGAACGCGCGTTGCAGATGTTCCGCAACCGTGCCGCGCTCGAAGTCGAGCATAAGGGCGTGCAGGACTTCGTCAGCATTGCCGATCGGGAAGTGGAGGGTATTGTCAGGACAGCCGTGAGCGAGGCATTTCCAGACGATGCGTTTCTCGGCGAAGAAAGCGCGGCCGGTGCATCCGCTACGTTGTCGAGCGAGCGGGTGGTCTGGGTGGTCGATCCGATCGACGGTACGAGTTGCTTTCTGAACGGCCTGTACGCGTGGTGCGTGTCGATCGGCATTCTGGTGGACGGCGAGCCGCTAATCGGTGTGGTGTTCGATCCGAACAGCGGCGAGTTGTTTCATGCCGCGCGAGGACGCGGCGCGTTTGTCGGCGAGACGCCGTTAAACGCCAGCCCGGCGCGTAACGTTCGCGAAGGCCTGCTAGGCGTGGGCTTTTCTCATCGGCTGAAGCGGGAGGCGTTCTTGCCGTTTCTCGATCGGCTACTTGGCGACGGCGGCATGTTCATTCGCAACGGCTCGGGCGCGTTGATGCTGGCGTATGTCGCGGCGGGGCGGTTGATCGGCTATTACGAGCCGCACATCAATTCGTGGGACTGCCTCGCGGGAATCGTGCTGGTGCGCGAGGCGGGCGGCACGGTGAACGATTTCCTCGCGAACGGCGGACTGTTACGCGGTAATCCGATCATCGCCGCGGGTAGCGCCCTGTATCGGCCGTTGACGGCGCTTATCGACGGGCGTGTGGATTGA
- a CDS encoding SDR family oxidoreductase produces MRLKNKSALITGGTSGIGLATARLFIAEGARVAVTGRDEAAFERVKAELGENALVLKGDVRSIEDMRSIAAEVKEKFGGLDIVFANAGWAFPSPVNDIDAQLYDEIMDVNVKGVVFTLQAVLPDLREGASVILNTSFVAQTGKHGISLTAAAKAAVRSLARSWSYEFLDRNIRFNAIAPGAIDTPLLGKWGMPDEQVRNLKTEFAKTIPVGHMGKADDIAYAALYLASDESCYVVGTELVVDGGASQL; encoded by the coding sequence ATGAGACTTAAGAACAAGTCAGCTTTGATTACAGGCGGTACGAGCGGCATCGGTCTGGCGACGGCCAGACTCTTCATTGCAGAAGGCGCACGTGTCGCGGTTACGGGTCGAGACGAGGCCGCATTTGAGCGCGTGAAAGCCGAGCTTGGCGAGAATGCGCTCGTTCTCAAGGGCGACGTCCGCTCGATAGAAGACATGCGGTCAATTGCCGCGGAGGTGAAAGAGAAGTTCGGCGGCCTGGATATCGTGTTCGCCAATGCGGGTTGGGCATTCCCGTCCCCGGTCAACGACATCGACGCACAGCTCTATGACGAGATCATGGACGTCAACGTCAAAGGCGTGGTGTTCACGCTTCAAGCGGTGTTGCCGGACTTGAGAGAAGGCGCCTCCGTCATTCTCAATACGTCGTTCGTTGCGCAGACCGGCAAGCATGGCATCTCGTTGACCGCGGCGGCGAAGGCCGCCGTTCGGTCGCTTGCGCGCAGTTGGTCCTACGAGTTTCTCGACCGCAACATCCGCTTCAACGCGATTGCGCCCGGCGCGATCGACACGCCCCTGCTCGGCAAATGGGGAATGCCCGACGAGCAGGTTCGCAACCTCAAGACCGAGTTCGCCAAAACCATTCCGGTGGGTCACATGGGCAAGGCCGACGACATTGCCTACGCGGCGCTCTATCTCGCCAGCGACGAATCCTGCTACGTCGTCGGCACCGAACTTGTCGTCGATGGCGGCGCCTCGCAACTTTGA
- a CDS encoding DJ-1/PfpI family protein: MTDPIDHNAFPAQSINTRPSRRDVLKLGSLATLGALLGGSALLGRATPALAEAASTGILSPTEPLDIVIAVYPNGTLLDFAGPSEVFHWLPNTNIRYASLDGGPVTLEYGVVYGKTERLADVAKADLIMVPGGSDLTAPMQPAYQAQIRRLADGARYVTSVCNGSLVLAATGILKGKRSACHWAFINDLKEYGAIPVPDRFVEDDNGRFMSGGGITAGIDFALRVAAKLRGQQVAEFAQLLIEYDPAPPFHSGHPRDARPEIVAMVEKELPGASKGLARIPGIR; the protein is encoded by the coding sequence GTGACAGACCCCATCGACCACAACGCCTTCCCGGCGCAATCGATCAACACGCGCCCTTCCCGCCGCGATGTTCTCAAGCTCGGCAGTCTTGCCACACTCGGCGCCCTGCTGGGAGGCAGCGCCCTACTTGGCCGCGCCACGCCCGCTCTCGCCGAGGCGGCCAGTACAGGAATACTTTCCCCGACCGAACCGCTCGACATCGTCATCGCGGTGTATCCCAACGGAACGCTTCTCGATTTTGCCGGCCCCAGCGAGGTTTTCCACTGGCTGCCCAATACCAACATTCGCTACGCAAGCCTGGACGGCGGTCCCGTGACCCTCGAATATGGCGTGGTGTATGGCAAGACTGAACGGCTCGCCGATGTTGCCAAGGCCGATCTGATCATGGTTCCCGGCGGCTCCGATCTGACGGCGCCGATGCAGCCGGCGTATCAGGCGCAGATCCGGCGTCTGGCGGACGGCGCCCGATATGTGACGTCGGTTTGCAATGGCTCGCTCGTGCTCGCCGCAACGGGCATTCTCAAGGGTAAGCGGAGCGCCTGCCATTGGGCCTTTATCAACGACCTGAAGGAATATGGCGCTATCCCCGTTCCGGACCGCTTCGTGGAAGACGACAACGGCCGGTTCATGAGCGGCGGTGGTATTACGGCGGGCATCGACTTCGCACTGCGCGTCGCCGCGAAACTACGCGGTCAACAGGTCGCCGAATTCGCGCAACTCCTGATCGAATATGATCCCGCGCCGCCGTTCCATTCCGGTCATCCCAGGGACGCTCGGCCGGAAATCGTTGCGATGGTCGAAAAAGAACTGCCCGGTGCATCCAAAGGGCTCGCACGCATTCCGGGCATCCGCTGA
- a CDS encoding SgcJ/EcaC family oxidoreductase: MRQTRLCAAALAACFSLFAFAASATSSGPQTQPEAAIRAENARWADAFRRGDYEAIGHLYTEDGALLPPGGDRVIGASAIAEYFTKGYAGAKPDTVSFSHPEFYGDDRIVTEVSDTEIRDHSGKLKSRGKQILIFQKQDGTWKLHRDIWNAYAPVKSDDH, translated from the coding sequence ATGCGACAGACTCGTCTTTGTGCCGCTGCCCTTGCAGCCTGCTTCTCCCTTTTCGCCTTTGCGGCGTCCGCCACGTCCAGTGGCCCACAGACTCAACCCGAGGCGGCCATTAGAGCCGAGAACGCACGATGGGCCGACGCCTTCCGGCGCGGGGATTATGAAGCGATAGGCCACCTCTATACGGAAGATGGCGCACTCTTACCGCCCGGGGGCGACAGAGTCATCGGGGCCAGCGCGATCGCCGAATACTTCACTAAAGGCTATGCAGGCGCCAAGCCGGATACCGTCTCCTTCAGCCATCCCGAGTTCTATGGCGACGATCGGATCGTGACTGAAGTTTCGGATACCGAGATCCGCGATCACAGTGGAAAGCTCAAATCTCGCGGTAAACAGATTCTCATCTTCCAGAAGCAGGACGGCACCTGGAAACTACATCGCGACATCTGGAATGCTTACGCGCCCGTGAAATCTGACGACCATTGA
- a CDS encoding helix-turn-helix domain-containing protein — translation MTHRIGFFVCDGHDALDLGGPLSAFNQVAMAAGQTPYVLHVISQPGGPIVGNTGLSIETKPARRRTFDTVVFVGGDIDPMQTPENITAARRLAANASRVASVCTGAFLLAETGLLDGRRATTHWRYAAQLQSRFPRTKVEGDSIYIADGRMWTSAGIAAGIDLALAMIEADMGATVARATARLLVVPYRRPGGQSQFSAMSQMEPESDRIRIALNFAREHLAEALPVERLAEAARLSLRQFGRAFRRETGETPAKAVERLRVEAARLRLQDGSEPIEQIALAVGFSDPERMRRAFVKLHGHPPQSIRRTSRLNAGR, via the coding sequence ATGACGCATCGAATTGGATTTTTCGTGTGCGATGGCCACGACGCTCTGGATCTTGGCGGACCACTTTCGGCGTTTAATCAGGTGGCAATGGCCGCCGGCCAGACTCCCTATGTTCTCCATGTCATCTCGCAGCCCGGAGGCCCGATTGTCGGCAACACGGGCCTTTCTATCGAGACGAAGCCCGCGCGGAGGCGCACGTTCGACACGGTCGTATTCGTGGGCGGCGATATCGATCCGATGCAGACACCAGAGAACATCACCGCGGCCAGGCGATTGGCTGCCAACGCCTCGCGAGTGGCAAGCGTATGTACGGGCGCGTTTCTGCTGGCGGAAACCGGCTTGCTGGATGGGCGGAGAGCAACCACGCACTGGCGCTACGCTGCTCAATTGCAGTCGCGCTTTCCTCGCACCAAGGTCGAGGGCGATAGCATTTATATAGCGGACGGACGTATGTGGACATCGGCGGGCATCGCCGCGGGAATAGACCTCGCGCTTGCCATGATCGAAGCCGATATGGGCGCGACAGTTGCGCGCGCAACCGCCAGGCTTTTGGTCGTTCCCTACCGTCGACCAGGCGGTCAGTCCCAATTCTCCGCGATGTCGCAAATGGAACCGGAGTCGGACCGCATTCGCATTGCTTTGAATTTTGCCCGAGAACATCTGGCGGAGGCGCTCCCGGTCGAGCGACTCGCCGAAGCCGCAAGATTAAGTCTGCGACAATTTGGCCGGGCATTCCGCCGGGAAACGGGCGAAACACCGGCCAAGGCGGTCGAGCGCTTGCGCGTTGAAGCCGCACGGTTGCGCCTTCAGGATGGTAGCGAACCGATTGAACAGATTGCTCTGGCCGTGGGATTTTCCGATCCGGAACGGATGCGGAGAGCTTTCGTCAAACTGCACGGACATCCGCCGCAATCGATCCGGCGCACGAGTAGATTGAACGCGGGGCGCTGA
- a CDS encoding TetR/AcrR family transcriptional regulator, with protein MADHETGVLDHIRCFLRHIDHAAAVPCITHQDEHRGSEIRLGHTYLLAIVKKRILVALTGIVKCFLMIAMKQTIPAEKSASPRKTGRPRAFDEDTAVETAMRLFWRHGYEGVGMSELTKAIGVAPPSLYGVFGSKADLYRRALDRYSQAFNLVDRSAVQEADSLADAVRRLLAAAIDTVTAEEGERSCMVSSGMLCAHPDHHELIAELAQRRDGIRQDIAAVLTPWLEDPRLASTARHLASVLLGFSIQARDGASREELLETAEDIALLFE; from the coding sequence TTGGCCGACCACGAAACCGGCGTGCTCGATCACATCCGCTGTTTCTTGCGGCATATCGATCATGCGGCCGCCGTGCCATGCATCACGCACCAGGACGAGCATCGTGGAAGTGAAATCAGACTTGGTCATACGTATTTATTAGCGATCGTTAAAAAACGCATTCTGGTGGCCTTGACAGGCATCGTCAAGTGTTTTTTAATGATCGCTATGAAACAGACGATTCCAGCGGAGAAATCCGCTTCGCCCCGTAAGACCGGCAGGCCGCGCGCTTTTGATGAAGACACGGCGGTGGAGACGGCTATGCGGCTTTTTTGGCGACATGGTTACGAAGGTGTAGGCATGAGCGAACTCACCAAGGCGATTGGTGTGGCGCCGCCTAGCCTGTACGGTGTGTTCGGCAGCAAGGCCGATTTGTACCGTCGCGCGCTTGACCGCTATTCGCAAGCGTTCAACCTGGTCGACCGGTCGGCCGTTCAGGAGGCTGATTCGCTCGCCGATGCGGTGCGCCGATTGCTGGCCGCCGCGATCGACACGGTGACCGCCGAAGAGGGTGAACGTAGTTGCATGGTGTCAAGCGGCATGCTCTGCGCGCACCCCGATCATCACGAACTGATCGCGGAACTGGCGCAGCGCCGTGACGGGATTCGGCAGGACATTGCTGCGGTACTGACGCCATGGCTGGAGGATCCTCGGCTCGCATCCACCGCACGACATCTGGCGTCCGTGCTGCTCGGGTTCTCCATCCAGGCGCGCGACGGTGCGTCGCGTGAAGAGTTGCTGGAGACCGCGGAAGACATCGCTCTGTTGTTTGAATAG
- a CDS encoding alpha/beta hydrolase has product MSSPAFFPSLQRIDIEAGDVRFAGAMGGDGPPLLLLHGYPQTHIAWRRLAPELAKHYSVVIPDLPGYGASRPRDMSPRWTKRRAGDALAALMTHLGHDRFAIVGHDRGARVGYPLALDHPTRVTAYTSLTVIPTADAMAAIDYRSAAHAFHWFFFAQEADLPERLLSADPDAFIAQALARMTDGRDVIEPAALDAYRAAFRDPVVRHAICEDYRAALNEDLALDHGDLAAGRKMPCPVLVLWPQADHVSEQQTPVDIWLRWANDVSGNATSGGHLQPEETPQEVLASLLPFLARHISV; this is encoded by the coding sequence ATGTCTTCCCCAGCCTTTTTTCCGTCGTTGCAGCGCATCGACATCGAGGCCGGTGATGTGCGGTTTGCCGGCGCGATGGGCGGCGACGGTCCGCCTTTGTTGCTACTCCACGGTTATCCGCAGACCCACATCGCGTGGCGAAGGCTCGCTCCGGAACTCGCGAAACACTACTCGGTCGTCATTCCCGATCTGCCAGGCTACGGTGCCAGTCGGCCCCGCGACATGTCGCCGCGATGGACCAAGCGACGTGCCGGCGATGCGCTTGCCGCGCTCATGACCCATCTCGGTCACGATCGCTTTGCTATCGTCGGTCACGATCGCGGCGCGCGCGTGGGATATCCACTCGCGCTCGACCATCCGACGAGAGTAACGGCCTATACCTCGCTTACCGTGATACCGACCGCGGACGCCATGGCAGCGATCGACTATCGCTCTGCAGCGCACGCCTTCCACTGGTTTTTCTTCGCCCAGGAGGCGGACTTGCCCGAGCGCCTGCTTTCGGCCGATCCAGACGCTTTCATTGCACAGGCGCTGGCCAGGATGACCGACGGCCGGGACGTGATTGAGCCGGCAGCGCTGGATGCCTACCGAGCGGCGTTTCGCGACCCCGTTGTGCGACATGCCATCTGCGAAGACTATCGAGCCGCCTTAAACGAAGACCTCGCGCTCGATCATGGCGACCTCGCAGCGGGTCGAAAAATGCCATGCCCGGTACTCGTACTCTGGCCGCAGGCCGATCACGTGTCGGAGCAACAGACGCCGGTCGATATCTGGCTGCGGTGGGCAAACGACGTAAGCGGGAATGCGACTTCCGGCGGCCATCTCCAACCCGAAGAGACTCCGCAAGAAGTGTTGGCGTCGCTACTACCGTTTCTCGCACGGCACATTAGCGTCTGA
- a CDS encoding alpha/beta hydrolase yields the protein MFTRMLNYLLTAAVSVASLLAITPDAIATPSNYMVTSKDGVKLAVQESGNPDGPPIIFIHGLLGSRLNWEEQMQSPELRQYRLITYDLRGHGLSDKPSGAEPYHDGRHWADDLDAVIEGSHAKKPVVVGWSLGGVVISNYLATYGDRHIAGGVYVDGVVELAAGQIVDHPDVYRDMNSPDLKTHLDGERIFVGLCFNHRPDSDTFSRLLANAAMASWDMQKEIPTMTDFAAEGISKAHVPLLFIYGGHDALVDTPRTLARAAALNSHIATKVYPDAGHASFAEEPDRFNHDLAEFVKSTSAK from the coding sequence ATGTTCACCCGAATGCTGAATTACCTGTTGACCGCCGCAGTCTCGGTGGCAAGCCTGTTGGCGATCACACCTGACGCAATAGCCACTCCCTCGAACTACATGGTCACATCGAAGGACGGCGTCAAGCTCGCAGTTCAGGAAAGCGGCAATCCAGATGGTCCGCCGATCATTTTCATCCATGGTCTGCTCGGCAGTCGCCTGAACTGGGAAGAACAGATGCAGAGCCCCGAATTGCGTCAGTACCGACTCATTACGTACGATCTCCGCGGTCACGGTCTCTCGGATAAGCCATCCGGCGCCGAGCCTTATCATGACGGGCGCCATTGGGCCGACGACCTCGACGCCGTTATTGAAGGCTCGCATGCGAAAAAGCCCGTCGTAGTCGGCTGGTCGCTGGGTGGCGTCGTGATATCCAATTACCTCGCAACCTATGGCGATCGCCATATCGCCGGTGGTGTGTATGTCGATGGCGTGGTCGAACTTGCGGCGGGTCAGATCGTCGATCATCCCGACGTCTATCGGGACATGAATTCGCCGGACCTGAAGACGCATCTCGACGGCGAACGCATTTTCGTCGGACTGTGTTTCAACCATCGGCCGGATAGCGACACGTTCAGCCGACTGCTCGCGAATGCTGCGATGGCTTCGTGGGACATGCAGAAAGAAATCCCGACGATGACGGACTTCGCCGCCGAGGGGATCAGCAAGGCGCACGTGCCTCTGCTGTTTATCTATGGCGGCCACGATGCGCTGGTCGACACGCCTAGAACACTGGCTCGCGCAGCCGCGCTGAACTCACATATCGCGACCAAGGTGTACCCCGACGCGGGCCACGCGTCGTTCGCTGAAGAACCCGATCGCTTCAATCACGATCTGGCGGAGTTCGTCAAATCGACGTCCGCAAAATAA